The following nucleotide sequence is from Falco naumanni isolate bFalNau1 chromosome 6, bFalNau1.pat, whole genome shotgun sequence.
ACACCGGGGAAAAAAGTGCAATCACATATGCCTTGCCTGTGAGCCCAGGAGCCCAAGATTAAAAGCATACGGAGGATTAAATCCACTTAAATCTGGTAAAAGTTCTGCATGGCTAAAGGTAAAGAATTTGACAtaggaaagtaaaaaatagaAGACAAAGAATATTGTGTGTGAGAAGTAAAGACACCAGTGTCTTAGagagctgtgggctgggggtTTCTGAGGAGCTGCCACGGAGGCCCCACAACCCCATGCAGAAATAGACCCTTTTTGCTAAGTGGTCTTGCAAACTGTCTTGCTGAGGATGCTACGAGCCTCTTTAGAAGCTTGAAGGTACACAGTGGTTGCAATGACTGCAATGCCATGTGTCCCTTCCCAAGCTCACTTTGAAGGAAGTAGCTCCTCAAAGAGCATGTAGACACCATTCCCATGATCTGCTTGATGTTTAAAGGGTAGCCGCTGCTGTGACTGTGCTGGAGTCCCCACGTCACATCCCTTCTCAGAGGTCAGGCAAAGGGAGGGCAGTTCATGCTCcgaaacatttttattacagaacCTAGATAAAATGGTTAGTTCAGTTACAATATTGAATGGTTATTTCATTCAGAAGGTCATATTTCCTCCCAATAATAAGCTGCATGCTTAAAATAAGCAAGTATTTGGTCTGGCCAGAAAGTGACTGTCGCATTTTGCTGTGGTAAGTAGAACCGCAAAGACCTTGAGGGACACAAGTAATGCTCAGAAAATAACATGCTGTCCTCACAGatgatgcatttaaaataccttCATTTGTCAAAGATTTGCCACTAAAGCTAAAATTAAGGTCTTCTCTTTGCTATGTGGCACATATAGGAGATGGAAGAGGCAACAACTGCCAAACTCTTCACAGGGTTCTCCTGCATGTACCACTTCTCACCAAAAGATATCAAAACACCTTATGCAGTGCAGTGAccttctgttttcagcacaTTATTCatgagaaactgaggcagaaagaaGGCAAGCTACCTTTCAGATGGTGCGTGAAAAATCAAAGGGCAAACCCAAAGCACCTCCTGGAGTTaacccacaaaaccccagcACAAAGATGCAATTACAGGTTTTGGTTAGTCTGAAAATTCCCTTATTAGGGGGATTACTGAGCACTGTAGGTTTGATGAGTAAGCCTGTTCAATCGTTAGACTTCTTCCATGCTTGTGATTTTTGTTaggatttttcctttaaggTCAGTACTGAGATATTATCTGCATTGTTTATTCATGCCAGTCTCACAGTTAACGACAGGTTTACATTGCAGCACACTCTCACCCAAAGAAAACTGTGGGAATGCTTCGTTAtggaagcaaacagaaatgatgCGGGGAGAGGGACAACCACCAGAATGTAGCACAGGCCTCTCAGACTCCTCTTCTAGCACATCTGGTTCTCCTAatacagcagaggcaggagtcAGTTACAGTGATATGTTGAATTTCAGTGCCTGAGTTTAGCAAATCTTTTTGCTGAGTATAGCATTGGAGGTGACTAACTTATAGCTATAATAATTCCAAGGGGTTATGTTTGAAAGATACATTCTGGGGGTCTGTGTACAATTCAATAAGAATAGGTACCTTTCCTTGTTACCTACCAAATGGAAGTAGGACCCCCTTGCAAATGTACCAGCATCTTAGGTTCGGCATAACTTACAGGAAAATGAATGTTCATTTTTACTTTGAGTACTAAGTTCAGTTAAGTTACCCAAGGACAGGATCTGTTCATGGTGTTGCACAAACAATACTAAGATGCTCTGTAGCAATATGGTTTTTGGCTTACACAAATGTTATAGCAGTGGCTGGACTGTACATCTTTTGGCTTAGCATTTTTATATCTTATGGTGCCTAAAGGTAAAAGGATTCAATCTCTCTTTGAAAAGACCCTTCTTGAGATTCTTCTGGGTTGCCTATCTTATCTCAACAGGTAACCATGTAACTGATTAATGTATCTAGCAAAATTCAGAGCATTTCTTCTCAACTTGTCCTTAGATTGAAGACAGGCGCTTCTTTTCAGACCTGGGGAAGGGTTTTGCACCTACATCAGTTGGCCAGGTTAAAGATATATCCTCCCTTGCAAACATTCTTGCTAATAAGGCCGTTCATGACTGCAAGACCACACACAGTGActgttttcaaagagaaaaatcccaaagaaaCATACTCATATGATAAATGGGAGAAAAGGTAAAGCTCaaacaaagcacaaacaaaCCTTTAAAAGGAAGTGGAAAGGGAGAACAAAGTCTTCTGTTTGAGCCTCAGACACAACTGAATGAGGAAATGGACATGGTGGCATGCAGGCTACCTTCTCTACATACTCCTCATTGTCATCTCTGTGCAGTCACTACagatctgaaagcaaaagcagggtTCAGAGCAGGCACACAGGAGTGGAATAAGCAAACACAGTCATAACAGCACCTGGTCTGCATGCCAGGAGCAGTAATTAATGGCCAACCTTGCAGGAACACAGGCCTGAACAGAACAGCCTGGTCTTCAAGCCAAGCCCTCTCCAGCAATGAGCTGATATAGCTGAACTCAGtctcaaaagcaatttttcttttctccaccCCATTCTCGCTAGCAGGCGATCCCAGGTCCTGCTTGCTCTGGAGGGTGGGAATTCCTCTCTTATTACCAGCCTGGAAGAGTCACCATGCTTTTGCAAATGCAGAGGCAAGGACCTGGCTGCCCCAGTTCCAGGTGGGGCAGCCCTCAGTGCCCCCCAGTTGTGCCAGTCAGTGCTGGTGCCTGAGGCCGGCTtgccctgtcccacagcagctgtggtgcaACACACATCCACTCTCCGCATGTCCCCTCCACAGCAGTAGTGGCGGTTCTGTTTGCCCAGAGACCTTGTGGTGCCCtgtggcaggaggcagagcccaCGCCACAAGAagcatttgctttctgaaatccTCATAAGGTAGTTGTGCTTTAAAATGGGATAGCAATACAAAAGTGGAGTGTTTATATATAACACTAACAAGGCAGCAGTTGCTAGTAGCAACAATATGGCAATCACCAGCTAATATGGAgatgtttgtttcaaatttaGCATCTTGATTTTGACAGGTGGCCAAAACTTCAcagaagaacattttattttgctgtgtgtgGATGTGCATGCACAAGGACAGGGCATGACAGCAAATAACTCTCCCACAGTACAGGGTCAAATGTGCTCAGGGGAGTTTAATTGCAGCCAGCAAAGTTGCGCTTGGAAGGATTTACTTTGCCTGACACTGCTTTTGCCTGGAGGGTGAAGTCCAGGTGTGTTGTCATAAATGTTCCCATTCGTGGTTAATTTAGTGGTTACTGGCAGTTCTACTTATTGCTTAGGAAGCAGGTACAACACAGGAATGACAAACTCACAGGGCATCACTATGATGAAAAGTTTGGGAACATACCCATTGTATCACTGGGGCTTGGAGGGAGCCAACTTGAGGTGAACAATGGGGAAATTCCAACTACTTCTGGTTCTTCCACCTGGGTGCCTACGATGGCCACCATGTTCATGGCCATGGGCGCTTGCTAtgcctggagcagctcctgctaTACCAGGGAAGTTGTAAGGTCTTGCCATTCCTGAGCCTGACtttcttttctagtttttgTATCAATGGGACACATAtacaaaaccccccaaaattaCGCTTGGGCCAAATTTTCTTGGTCTTATTCCAGACTGGCTTCTAGGCCATTGGCAGTCTGCAGATCATCTTTTATGTGAAAATGAGACGAACAATGCCTGAAAATCACATGCAAGTTACAATTCAATGTGAAATCCAGGTTACCTCTACTTTCCACTGATTCtcattttgaaatctttgaTCATTTTGATGCTGAaactcaaagcaaaacacaaggtgcagaagcaggagaaatACAAGCCTAAATCaaccaaaatttaaaagaaaacatttgtattaatcctgaaaagcaaaatcaagaTTCACACCTCTCTGGATTCAGTAAGAAATGTAATCCGTCCATGAGAACAAATGAACTTAACAGAAAAGCAccatttcagtttctgatttGTGAATGAACAACatgaagaagcaaaataagTGAACAGCCTGCTGGAGTAACAAAGTGAGTAGCATCTCACTTTTCAATACTTTTTGAGTACCCTCAACcagaaatcttgaaaaaaaaatagaattcaGACTTAACTACATGCATTGTCTATTATCTTGTTATTTATTGTGAGCAAGCAAAGATTTAGATCTGCATCTGCTCAGTTAGATATGATAGGAAACTTCAATTCTCTGACACCTTTGTGATGGCCACCTTGGGGATCCCCAGGAATGGGTGATTCTGAAGCACCGCTGAGGTACAACAAAATGAATTCAGACACAGCTGAACACCAGCACGGACCCTCTGGGAAAATGACCTGTGTGTGCCTGCCCTCCACAGCTAAAAACCACCCTTTGGAACCAGTCATCTGATGACGAGTAAAACACATCAGAGCTACCAACTTCGTCTTAGGGAGAGCACACAGAAAAGAGTAAACAAACCATCCTGCAAAGCAAATACAACCAAAAGGGTGTCATGGGAAGCACACAGAATACACCTTGGGCTGtatttacagaattattttttatttgtaacttttttcctaTGCAGCAGTAACCCACTGTTACTGTAGTAGAAGAGTAACCCACTCTAACCCACACTGCAATCTAGCCTTGATATCTAATTAAGGATAGAAATCAGCTgaacagagctggggaaaacTGACAGTGGGTTTCACTTTCCAAAGGCAGGGTTAGCGTGAACCCAGGTCCTACCTGACTAACACTGCAAGAGTTCAGCACGAGCTGGTTCTTGTTCTGAACTGGTGGGAGGTAGGGACTGGTCTGATCAAAGCCTAAGACACCTTTTCTGTGATCAAACCCTGAACTGTGCCTATGCAATCCACAACACACTCTGGGGAGTGGTAGAAAATTAAAGTTGTCTTCAGAAGACATGTAGAAATCTGACCTATTCCCAGCAACCTACACACCACCCTATTTTTTGAGCCCATGGACAGATCATGCAgagttttcctttccaaaaaaaaacacccataaCCCAAGAAGTCTCTAACTTTGTCATAACTGTTTTCCCTATTTTTGTAAACATTCCTTTTGTCCCCCAGGGAGACTGCAGTTGTGCCAGTGAAGACAAAACTAGAATACAAGCCCTTTTCCACATGGAGAGGCACTGATGAAGGCTCTTTCTGCTCTATATGGGCTTGAAAGAGTCACTGCCCCGGGTACATGTTGGTGCACCCTTCTCACAGCTACAGTCCTGCTGCATCCTGGCTGGTACGATAACAGCGTGAAGGCGGGTTCCAGGGTTCATTCACACACTCCCTCATTTCTAAAAGCCATCATGTCAAACATTTGTGAAAGTagtagaaataaacaaaagtgAGCTGTGGTTGGGATTTTCCCATTTGTGGTTTgacaaggaggaaagaaaagaaatacatccCAGTCACAGCAGATTTGGTCTGTTGTTTACAGCTCCCgattcctttctcttcccagctgaTGCTGCCCCTTCATTGCTACAGTCCGGTGTCCTTCACTGAGCCACAGTGtaagaggagggaggagaggagaaaacgCCTAGCTGGACTGTAGCTCACACAAAGGGGAAAATCACCATTTGGTCTGTGTTGGCAGCAAGCACCATACAAGACCTCTCTCCAAAAACTGTGGGGCAAAGTGCTTGGGAGTGAACCACAAAAGCAGCCATGGCTTGGGAGGGGAAAGGGGCTGCCTAGGCCTGGGGGGAAGCAGGGGCATCAATCTGATGTCCTGGCTTCTCTTAAGGAAAATGCTTCACATCTCAAGGAGAAAACCCAGTCCTGAGAAGCCTGGTTCTACCCAGGGTCAGCTGCTCAGTGGGACTTCCCCACTCCTGCTTTCCCTCCAGGAATGGAGCACTTCTGAATGCAAAGCACTTCAGCAGAAGTGAGGGAAGCCACCTGATGTACAGGAGGGGAAGAGCTCACACACAGACTAGTCCTACAAAACACTTGTAAGTCCACCTTGTCTCTCATGCCCTGATCTTTGCATAAATGTCCCTGTGCCTTTGAAGGAGACTGCATTCACTTAGTCAGGGATGGCTTAGGAGAAACACATCACCTGCAAACAGCTCCAGGGGTGCCCCAGCCACCTGCCATCTATTCTGCTCACCCTAGGGCAACGACTGTGGTACAACAAACATATTGCCCTAATGTGTTGTGGTATAAGATCTGTACCAAACTGAGGGGCAGACCAGAGCAAAGGTTCTGAGTCTACAAAGAAGAGCTGTGTGGTAGAGAGGGAACTGATCTCTTCAGGGAGAGAAGAAGCTGTTTGTGTAAGTGACCTTCATTTGTAAACATTCCATATGACAGgtcttttctgttaatattcAGCGCAGATATCAGCTTCAGAAGCTACATCTATGTTACCCTTTACACACTGGTGGAGGAAGCGGTGAAGCTGCTCTGGATGGTAGGTGTGAGGGCAGCTCACGGTGTGCTGGTCCTGTCTTCACCCACCTGTCACAAGCTGCTCTTTTGGGACCCTGCATGCAGCTCTGTGGTGCTCAACAGGAGCCAGCACATGCTCGCTTACTGCTTTTCACAAATGCAGCCATGCTTTGTTCTGTGTGGCTACACAATTTCTCTGCCTGTTATTCAGATGGGGCATGTTTGTAATGAAATAAGCTGCTCTAAAGTAATTTTGGCACAAATTAAGTGTTTGTGATACACATATAAaagatcaattaaaaaaaaagaatgacatCAGAAGGGTAGGAAAAATCAAATTGTTTTCCGTATGGGCAGACAAGCCTATACACATACCTTCCATGTACAATGGCCATCACATCCCCACAACTGTTAATAGACGGGAACTAATTAGACAGAGATACAGCAGTGTGTGCCAACAGTTTGGTGGTGCACTATCAATACACCACCCATTACTGTATCTTTTGCTCCTGGGAAATTCAAAGCATTATGCCTGTGTACAGCTGTGCCCTATTTATAATCTAAGCTTCTGGCCTGGGTAATCACCATCCattaaaatcccattttcttcaCAAGTTGCACATTTTCCAGATCGAACCCCATGTCTTAATCTGCAATAGACTGAGCTCAGAAATACATCTGCATACAGCGCTAGAAGTGAAGGCAAGGCTGAACTGAATTGCATAGGTCCCCTAAACCTCTGAGATACTTAACAGACAGGTATGTTTAGATACACATTTAACAGatgtactgaaaaataaatgccctTTGTCCCAGGAATCTTGCTGGGACTAtcagcagaggtgctgcagctaCTAAGGAGCCTCAGAAGAATTCTCAGAATGCAGTGCAGGATGACAGTATTTCTGCAAGAATGTGAATCAACCCATGGGATTTAGTAGGGAAATGACAGATGTCACAGGactgctaattaaaaaaaaatatcagttataGCAGTGAGTAAATGATCAGTGGCAAatgcacagggctgcagagTAATTGAGATTCCTGTAAGTTTCAGCCCTAAACAAGTCTACAGACTGGTGTCTCTACAGGAGTGTGGAAATGGTCCCAGGAGGACTTGAAAGGTCATCTACAGCATTGCTCATCGCAAAAGCAGGGCAGCTCTCCTTTTGCCCTTCTGGACACATCTCTGTCTAACCAAAAGTGAATTTTATACCTTGGGCTTCTGTCAGAGCCAAGCTGAGACCCCATTTCTGTTTCATACAACAACCCAGGGTCAGTACTGCACGGGCCAGGTCTGATGTGGTTAAGCAAAGAATGGTTTTCAGGGTGAATACAGCAGCGGATGTAGCTGTAAAGTGCATCTGCAAAGAGCTGTGCTATGACACAGCCTTGTCCCCTGCACATGTGAAATGGAGCATCCAGATGGGGACAGTAGAGAGACCACAGTTTTACAGGTGTGCTTTCCACCTAAATCCACCACTGAAATATTCCCAACCCTTTGACTTCTCAGCTTCAGCTCCTCTTTTTCACTAGATCAAAAAACAAGTACCCAGAATACCAGGTTTTAATTTGCCTTTGTCAATGAATCAGTAGAACTAATATCATGCATTTAACATCAAACATTGAACTTTGGTAATGGCCTGATAGAGTGAGTACTGTTGTCCCTATGTTCCCAACatgcccaggctgggggggagTCAGCATCAGACCCTGAAGAACAAAAGTAGATTTTTTCCTGGACTTTTTCATCTCTTCAGTTGAATTAAACTTTATTACTTGGACACATAATTCTTACTAAGACATATTTTAAGCAAGACATTCTATTACATAGTTGTACATTACTAAATTGTTACATAACACCACTTCTATAGAAGTCCAGTGCTTAGAATCTCAAGAACTAGTTGGCCCTGGCAAAGTGTGTGTCTACATCTGCTTGCAGACAGTAAACTGTTGCCATtagtttttcaaaaaatatacaaaaacatttctctgcATCTTGGCTATTCCACTCCCCCATCTTTTTAACTGTTCTTAGTGTAATTTGATCTGGTGGCGTGTCTTTAAACTGCACAGCCTAAGGTCTCTGAGCAAAGGACAGACTGTGCTCACTGCCCTTTAATGGTAAGGAGAAGCTGCCTAcactgcagcccctctgcacaTCCCACCTCATGCTGGTGATGCTAGATGGAACCTTTACCTGGCGAGTGTCTCATCTTTTCCATCCATAACAGATACAAGAGCTtactggtggggtttttttttctttaaggaaaaaaaccctagctCCTctaaaaggaaagaggaagacagaaatttcGTAGTGTCTCAGTCCTGCCCCATGATGCTTCTTCCTGCCTGTGAATTTCCACCTGCCCCTCCTGCATATATAAGGCAGCACACGTGGGGTAGAACTGTTTAGTCGCCTGCCTCCGTCCAAAGGATTAGTAGCTGTGGGGAGTGatgctctttctcctttcctctgcagttCACGGGAGGTGAAGGAGCTCTGGCTGGACTCACTCCTTCGGTAAGTACTGTCCGGGGTAAAATCTGTGGCATCGCGGTGAAGTCAGTGGAGTGCTCCAGatgcagctgcacagaaatgtaCAAAAATATAGACAGGGGAGAGGTGCGCCCACTGCTAAGCGTAGCCTGTGGGTAGAGCGGACTGACTCGCTTAGCCTTGTGCCTGCAGATTAACAACCATACATAGCTGTCACCACATGCTCATTTTTTGCATGgattaaaaatggaaagctgcttttttttctgttttaatcaaGAGGCAGATAGGGCAGCGGGGCTGAATGCCTTCCAGAGAAGGGCTTTATGACTCGTGTGGGATATCTTGCTTATTCGGGATCATACTTAAATGATCATACTGGCTTGCAGGGGAGAAAGACAAGAAAGGTGAAGTTTTACAAAGCTTTTTGTCCCTTCCCTGTTCAATATACAGGCAAACAAAAGGACCGAAGGAAACCAGAGTATCCAGAGCTCCCCCAATCAAACTCCTAATGAAAGTGTTGAGCAGCTGTAATACTGTGAGTGTCTTTATTGTTTCGGCTCTGTCAACagagtgatttttaaaagctctgatTTCTAAATCACAGCATTCAATTACTCACATAtagtgtctttgttttcttgcctaGTCAAAGACACTAAATGCTGGGAACATGGAAAGTCTGATTGAGCACCAGTCAGAGGTAAGCAGCCGCTGCACTCCCCCGCTCCCCTGCTCCTTCTTGGGTATCGATGGGGGATATCTTAGCAAAGCGGGGGTggcccctgctgctggctgcctacCATTActcacaggcaggcagagcccttCAAAGGCAACTCTGTGGAGCACTGTGCAGGAGCTGGACATTGCTGTGAGCAGCCAGTGCATTCCCTGGGTTCCCAGGGAGCTTTGCTTAAGAATGTGGCAGGCTCTGAAGCCATCAAGGCTTCCTGGAGGAGTTTGGGAGGAAACCTTCAGTGCCAGGGGAGGACACAGAAGAGGAGGCTGTCTTTGGCTGTGGTTTCTCTGGATCAAAACAGCAGCCTGAAAGAGCATGGGGTTGTGACTTGCTGGGCAGGTCTGGGGTGGCTGGCTGCAGGGTTTACCACAAACCCCTCTATTGCGCACTCAGGCAGTGTCACTCCTGGACCAAGGCACCTCTTCCGCAGGTGTCGGGCTTGCTGTGGTTACTCCCCAGAGCCTCCCACAGATTtctgaggagctgcagcatcctgctggtGGGTGGCccttgctgctggtggcagctcTGTAACCCTAACATGCTTCTTACAGGCTGAGGCCAAGAAATGCCCCACACTGGTCCCAGCAGATACTGAAGACGGACTTTACCACTCAGCTggtaagttttaaaaacaaaccgAGGAACTCTCTTCTTACATAATGCTTGCAAGCCGGCGCTTCtgcaaaaccacccaaaactgCCCACTTCACCTTCCTGAGAGCAATCCACAGCCCTGAGCCCCATCCAGGAGATGGCTTAAGCCCCAGCGTGCCACTCGTGCAAATTACTTCTTTCCCTCATGCTCAGTGGCAGGTGTGACAGTGCTGTGTGACAGAGGTCTTGTATCCTTGGTTCCTGGTCCTCAGAGCCATGTATCATTGTGTTCCCTGGCAGTGACTGAAAGTAAATGTGCTCCTTTCTCACTTGAGCATCACCACTGAGGTGTGGCTCAAGTACTGCGAGTACCGAGTACCGCTACTAGTGGTTGCATGCCAGAGCAAATAAAccctctcagcagcagcaacagcacttGTTTTCTCTCACCATGCAAAACCTCAGCACCTGTAAACAACCCAGAGGAGAACATTAGCAGCGCAGGATCGGATTTGGAGCAGATCATCATATCAGACCATTTTTCAGGAGTATCAGAAAGACAGATTTTATATGACATTATAATGTTAGATTACTTTCTTGTAGCTTTTAACTCCCCACTACCAAGGACTTGTGCTAAGCCACAAATACAGGTCCTGAGAACTTCTCATCTGTGTAAGACAACTTCATTTTGGAGTAGAAGGCAAGTTCTTTATAGgaaatttgcagaaaatgacTCCTTTAGAAAGCTCTCTAGCAAAAGGTTCCTTCTCTCATtgtttctgaaagggaaaaaaagccacacttCCCCATAAAACCATCATCTCCAAATTCCtagcatgttttcctttttaagatgCAGATGCACAACCCATGCTAAGAGATTTCTGACGCTGAAGCCAATGAAGCCCTACTGTGATGCTGCCATTCTCTGGAGCAACTATCACCTTCCAcgggctggctggcagggggCAAGCGCCTAGCTCTAGCAGGATCACTATCACCAGAGCTGGCTCTGAagatggcagagctggagccatgcattttcatttcagcctgTGAAAGAGGCTGAAAAGCAGGAGCTCCTAGTTCCACCTTTGCCCTAAGGCTGTGGCAGTCAGGCCACACAGCGAAAACTGTTGTCGTTGCCAGCTGCCAAAGCGACATATCTGCCTTAGATAGTTATCACAGAAACCACTGCAGTATCAAAAATCTATaaaatctgttatttctgtGCCTTGTATGTTCCCACTCTCTAAGAAGAAACAGTGActagaatgtgaaaaaaaacaaaaccctgaacAGGAAAGGTGGTGTCCTTAGAGGGATGGTCACGGTTTTACAGTTTAGGCAGTTGTTTTCTTAGCAACCATTTagttgttttcagtttcttgtcgtttagcttttgtttcaacataCATCTCTGCACTGCACACAGATGAAAGGCCACAATGcatgctttggggtttttttaataattaattttttgctttccttttgtttgcagcagatggaacaaagaaaaagaaggtgaTATCGCAGTCATTTACTCTGAGACGAAGCTCTACCAATGGGAATTCCCCAGGGCAGCTAGACTCAGGTGCCAAAATCGCTCTGTTTGGCCAGCCTCTGGCAATTATCTGTGGGGAAGATGACATGCTGCCCCAAGCAGTCCAGGTAAGCAAGCCTGGTGATAGTTATCAGACCTCTGACTTCCAGTGTGAGGCAGGATCCCCCTGGTACTtgtgctgcagcacccaggagaTAAGTTATTTTGGTgttaccaccaccaccccaccacccccccccaaaagctCAGAGCCCATCCCAGATGTAGCAATGGCCATGTCTGCAGGTTTTGGCCAGTCCACCCAGCTGTTACTGGAAGTAACTTTGAGCAGAGACAACCCAGGACCAGGAATAAGAGAAGATCTGCTCCTTAGTATAAACATCTGTGATTctacagaagtaattttaattaatctttcaGCAGCACAAGCTTCCAAGGATCTCTGTATTCCCCTGAAAAAGGTGTTCAGCTGTGGACTGCCACCGACAAATATCTAAACATCTTCTGGACAAAAATGGTCTTCCAACAATTCTCTCACTGAGTTGGCTTTTCCAAGAGATGTGCTTTTGTCTCTTCTAAGCAATATTACCTGGcttgggaaggaaggaatttgAACTAAGACTCAAGCCatcctttatttccttctggaaGGAAGCAGGGATGACTCCACTGAAGTTAGTGGCATTCACCAGTCCAAAAAGAGGGTGCATTGGAGGAAAATCAGGTTATTGCCCCTGTAACCTACTTGGAGCAAGAATTAGATACTGACCTAATCAGAGCACAGTGTACCTCCagacaatttttcttctgtttctaaaGAAATGTTCACTTGCTAAAGGATCTTCCTTCACCCAAGTAACTTTCTCCcattctggtttgttttcttcccctgcagGATCTCCTAGCTATACTGTATATGAAAGGACCTTTCACTGAAGGGATATTCAGAAAAGCTGCCAATGAGAAAGCACGAAAGGAGTTGAAGGAGGACTTAAACAAAGGCGGGAGTGttgatttaaaaagcaaatctgtGCACCTGCTGGCGGTGGTCTTGAAGGTAAGCTCTTCTGACTTGAGGCAGTGGGAGGACATTGCTGTTCTGCGCAGGCCCACTTCAGTGCCCCGAGCTGACCTAGGTGGGACTCCAAGCTAAAACCagagagaagccaggaaaaaacatttcaggctTAGGAAAGtttagcattttccttttccacattACTTCCAGTCCCCTTGTGCTGCTGATTTCCTGCATGCCTACCGGAAACTCACTTCATCCTCCTCTTCAGCATCCTCCCGGGGAGGAATACTGAGATTTATGGGTGAACGAAAAGCGGCTAGGAGCTTGGTCCTGTTGTTACCCCAGTGCAAGTGTAGTTGGCACGTACTTGTGCATTGCACTTGTGCCAGTGCTGATGCTCAGGTAGCTTAAGCCAGCGTGACTCCTAGTGAGCCCATGTTACAGTGATGCTCCCTCTGTGCTGAGCGGTAATGTCCAAAGCCTCATCCAAATCTCTTGGCCTTGCAGGACTTCCTCCGAAATATTCCCTCCAAACTCCTGTTGGCTGACCTCTATGAGAGGTGGATGCAAGCTCTGGAGAAGCcaagcaagcaggaaaaaattgAAG
It contains:
- the LOC121090576 gene encoding T-cell activation Rho GTPase-activating protein isoform X3; protein product: MKVLSSCNTSKTLNAGNMESLIEHQSEAEAKKCPTLVPADTEDGLYHSAADGTKKKKVISQSFTLRRSSTNGNSPGQLDSGAKIALFGQPLAIICGEDDMLPQAVQDLLAILYMKGPFTEGIFRKAANEKARKELKEDLNKGGSVDLKSKSVHLLAVVLKDFLRNIPSKLLLADLYERWMQALEKPSKQEKIEELKEVADKLPRPNLVLLKHLLSLLHHISQNADTNRMDSSNLAICIGPNMLSPESDNTLPLEVQKEMNDKVC